The genomic interval ATCTCGGACGGGTCCGAATAACGCAGTCCGGCTTCTACGCCGTACGACACGAAGTGATCGACCACGGTGTAGCCGACATAGGCCAGATTGAAGTTTACCGGCCACAGCATCAGGTCGATATCTCCGCTGCGACCGTCGTGCATGTAGGTCTCGCGGCTGGTACCCACAGTGACCGACAGCATCGCCCGCTTGCCGACGAAACGGCCGCCTTCGAACCGCTTTGTGCTCGTATACGCGGCGCCATAGGCCCATACCCGGTCGAACCAGCCCTTCAGGATGGCCGGCGGCAGATGCCACCACATCGGATATTGCAGGATGAGCAGGTCGGCGCGGTCCATGCGTTCCAGCTCTTCGCGGACATGCGCGGGTAGCGATCCGTGTTCGGAGGCGTGGCGTTGCTCCGACTGTACGTCGAAGCGACGAGGATCAACCCGGTCGGCGAAATAGTCGCCTCGTTCGCACGGATCGAACCCTATCGCGTAGAGGTCCGA from Bradyrhizobium arachidis carries:
- a CDS encoding NAD(P)H-dependent oxidoreductase; protein product: MHAHFVLAHPEPQSFNAHLVRSGIDALRAAGWSASVSDLYAIGFDPCERGDYFADRVDPRRFDVQSEQRHASEHGSLPAHVREELERMDRADLLILQYPMWWHLPPAILKGWFDRVWAYGAAYTSTKRFEGGRFVGKRAMLSVTVGTSRETYMHDGRSGDIDLMLWPVNFNLAYVGYTVVDHFVSYGVEAGLRYSDPSEIEARLKRIVADFRASLREIDKRSAIPFNRKAEWGADGRIVAGAPIHSPFIRRKQVLDLE